Proteins found in one Pseudomonas marvdashtae genomic segment:
- a CDS encoding phage tail assembly protein has translation MADALTFTLNFPFTSASGEQISTLPIKRLKRKDITAAQAVTKDEGAMEDLLVAKMLGITLEDLGEFDIADSRLATEVLREMAAARDLAALLGRSVVAGTQDAAL, from the coding sequence ATGGCCGATGCACTGACATTCACCCTCAATTTCCCGTTCACCAGCGCCAGCGGCGAGCAGATATCAACGCTGCCCATCAAACGCCTCAAACGCAAAGACATCACCGCGGCGCAAGCGGTGACCAAAGACGAAGGCGCCATGGAAGACCTGCTGGTGGCCAAGATGCTGGGCATCACCCTCGAAGACCTGGGCGAGTTCGACATCGCCGACTCGCGGCTAGCCACCGAGGTGTTGCGGGAAATGGCAGCCGCACGCGACCTTGCTGCACTCCTGGGACGAAGCGTTGTTGCTGGTACTCAGGATGCAGCCCTCTGA
- a CDS encoding DUF6124 family protein yields the protein MFKVTPNPPDIYSVLYDDSLDPEKLKEAADRALKIYLNPGAPKTQIRPYRRGTIFTIDPTVDDETLLVEACENLASASVLVSELTDITDGPRRQTMLVLQRVIMLGELAVNRVLDNHKPG from the coding sequence ATGTTCAAAGTAACGCCCAATCCCCCGGATATCTATTCGGTACTCTACGACGACTCTCTCGACCCCGAAAAATTGAAAGAGGCGGCAGACCGCGCGCTCAAGATCTACCTCAACCCCGGGGCGCCGAAAACGCAGATACGGCCCTACAGGCGCGGCACGATCTTCACCATCGACCCAACGGTGGATGACGAAACGTTGCTCGTTGAGGCGTGCGAAAACCTGGCATCCGCCAGCGTGCTGGTCAGCGAACTCACCGACATCACGGACGGCCCACGACGCCAAACGATGCTGGTGCTGCAGCGGGTCATCATGTTGGGGGAATTAGCGGTCAATCGAGTACTGGATAACCACAAGCCTGGGTAG
- a CDS encoding AAA family ATPase, producing the protein MIKNIILRGVSSYSPDKSSTIGPLTKVNVFYGHNGTGKTTIGNFLQDPADVIYYQCSTQPADAEREVLVYNHTFTEKNFHASSQPGVFTLNEGNIEAEKALEAAEAALKKLAEERQIEVNAGLALAAAHKANEEKLREQLWALKKPFDNSALKYCFTSFHTKEKLAEKVLQLKLLPASNTVETLMAEAAQLQSASDIELPGISVFRFSEGDIEQDAVLQEVITGSGDSYLSALIRELGNSDWVKQALGLVNKEDQRCPFCQQTLPEGFYNEISKVFDKTYDDRIKLLTALKARYETGAGRLQLQYRRPEYQLPTFQAPIAELEVNLQQNIQSLSAKLASPSVSITLHPTSDILAKLNTLVAAEQAKIDAFNLKVKDKKTHLEKIKVQFWNCFRVNCDPLIVSAKKAYEEHEKKSDEKRKVIEDIRQKAQVHRDIIIASKAKITNIDQSIDSINVSLNMLGLKGFTVVKEDGELPQYKLQRPNQATGVFKTLSEGEKTLISFLYFLEVCNGELDSKGGKLKSNRVIVIDDPISSLSHNYIYDIASLIYRRVLNPKDRFKQVFILTHNLFFFHEMLKHLKKSDEFSLFRITKAIYSTIIPMKPNEIQNDYQSFWQTIKDAQEGRTSVNVIPNMMRNILEYYFAFVHRQDQLQQALLELEEEDTEFRALYRYVNRESHSDAVNLTDFGEMSPDNYIARFKQVFLKTGFGGHYEKMMS; encoded by the coding sequence GTGATAAAAAATATCATTCTGCGCGGTGTTTCCAGCTACTCCCCCGACAAGAGCTCAACGATTGGGCCGCTTACCAAGGTGAACGTGTTCTACGGGCACAACGGAACCGGGAAGACCACGATTGGTAATTTTTTGCAGGATCCGGCGGATGTGATCTATTACCAGTGCAGCACTCAGCCTGCTGACGCAGAACGTGAAGTCCTGGTGTACAACCACACCTTCACGGAGAAAAATTTTCACGCGAGCTCTCAACCTGGCGTGTTCACGCTGAACGAAGGCAACATTGAGGCTGAGAAAGCACTGGAGGCTGCGGAGGCTGCGCTCAAGAAGCTCGCAGAAGAACGACAGATCGAAGTGAACGCGGGACTTGCACTCGCAGCGGCTCACAAAGCGAATGAGGAAAAATTGCGAGAGCAGCTTTGGGCCCTTAAGAAACCGTTCGACAACTCCGCATTGAAGTATTGTTTTACCTCTTTCCATACTAAAGAAAAGCTGGCCGAAAAAGTCCTCCAACTGAAGCTCTTACCAGCATCCAACACAGTTGAAACTCTGATGGCTGAGGCTGCGCAGCTGCAATCTGCGAGTGACATTGAATTGCCGGGCATCTCGGTTTTCCGATTTTCGGAGGGCGACATTGAGCAAGATGCGGTGCTACAGGAAGTCATTACCGGCTCCGGCGACTCTTATCTTTCAGCGCTGATTCGCGAATTGGGTAATTCAGATTGGGTCAAGCAAGCGTTAGGGCTCGTGAACAAGGAAGACCAACGCTGCCCATTTTGTCAGCAAACGCTTCCGGAGGGATTTTACAATGAGATCAGCAAGGTTTTTGATAAGACCTATGATGATAGGATAAAACTACTGACTGCATTGAAGGCGCGATATGAAACAGGGGCTGGACGCCTCCAGCTTCAATATCGTCGACCGGAATACCAGCTACCTACTTTTCAAGCCCCCATCGCGGAGCTGGAAGTTAATCTGCAACAAAATATCCAAAGCCTCTCAGCCAAATTAGCGAGTCCCTCCGTATCTATTACCCTTCATCCTACAAGCGATATTCTAGCTAAGCTCAATACCTTGGTCGCGGCAGAACAAGCTAAAATTGATGCGTTCAACCTCAAAGTAAAAGACAAAAAAACCCACTTAGAGAAAATAAAGGTACAGTTCTGGAACTGTTTTAGAGTCAACTGCGACCCCCTGATAGTCTCTGCAAAAAAGGCCTACGAGGAGCACGAAAAGAAAAGCGATGAAAAGCGTAAGGTGATCGAAGATATTCGCCAAAAAGCACAAGTTCACCGGGACATCATCATCGCAAGCAAAGCAAAAATTACAAATATTGACCAGTCCATCGACAGCATCAACGTCTCACTCAATATGCTAGGGCTTAAGGGGTTCACCGTCGTCAAGGAAGATGGCGAGCTTCCTCAGTACAAGCTTCAACGCCCCAATCAAGCGACAGGGGTCTTCAAGACCCTCAGTGAGGGCGAGAAAACTCTGATTTCCTTTCTATATTTTTTGGAAGTCTGCAATGGAGAGTTGGACAGCAAAGGCGGCAAGCTAAAAAGCAATCGCGTCATCGTCATCGACGATCCTATATCGAGCCTTTCGCACAACTATATCTATGATATAGCTTCACTAATTTATCGTCGCGTGCTCAACCCCAAAGACCGTTTTAAACAGGTCTTTATTCTCACGCACAATCTGTTTTTCTTTCACGAAATGCTGAAGCATCTGAAAAAATCGGACGAGTTTTCGCTATTTCGGATCACTAAAGCTATCTATAGCACTATCATACCAATGAAGCCCAATGAAATACAAAATGACTATCAATCCTTCTGGCAGACCATCAAGGATGCACAGGAAGGGCGTACGTCCGTAAATGTGATCCCAAACATGATGCGAAACATTCTTGAGTATTACTTTGCCTTTGTTCATCGGCAAGATCAGTTGCAACAAGCCTTGCTGGAGCTGGAGGAAGAAGACACTGAATTTCGTGCTCTCTATCGATACGTAAATAGAGAGTCTCACTCCGACGCAGTCAACCTAACTGATTTCGGGGAAATGTCTCCAGACAATTATATAGCGCGCTTCAAGCAGGTTTTTCTAAAGACCGGCTTTGGAGGGCACTACGAAAAAATGATGAGCTGA
- a CDS encoding phage major tail tube protein gives MAGFSAHRISNANVYLDGTSFFGKCEEIDLGSIKTVSSDFQGLGMVGLIELPDGIDKLEGKITWNSLYVEAAKKLVTPFKSVQLQCRSNVQVFNNGGLVNEIPLVTTMTITGKEYQLGTHKPRDPTKYETPFSATYVRQMINGDEVVLLDYLANIFRVGGEDQLGRYNKNLGIS, from the coding sequence ATGGCAGGCTTTAGCGCACACCGTATCTCCAACGCCAACGTCTACCTCGATGGCACCAGCTTCTTTGGCAAGTGCGAAGAGATAGACCTGGGCAGCATCAAAACCGTGTCGAGCGACTTTCAGGGGCTGGGCATGGTCGGGCTGATCGAACTGCCGGATGGCATCGACAAGCTCGAAGGCAAAATCACTTGGAACAGCCTGTACGTTGAGGCGGCCAAGAAGCTGGTCACACCGTTCAAGAGCGTGCAGTTGCAATGCCGCTCCAACGTCCAGGTGTTCAACAACGGCGGGCTGGTGAACGAGATTCCGCTGGTCACGACCATGACCATTACCGGGAAGGAGTATCAGTTGGGTACGCATAAACCGCGTGATCCGACCAAGTATGAGACGCCGTTTTCGGCGACCTATGTGCGGCAGATGATTAACGGGGATGAGGTGGTGTTGCTGGATTATCTGGCGAATATTTTTCGGGTGGGTGGGGAGGATCAGTTGGGGAGATATAACAAGAATCTTGGGATTTCCTGA
- a CDS encoding phage tail sheath subtilisin-like domain-containing protein, producing the protein MPANYLHGIETTEVERGPRSIRVVKSAVIAVVGTAPTGPINELTLCLNDIHAAQFGPHITGFSIPEALQGVFDFGVGTVLVVNVLDPAIHSATVEEQDQQFAPNDLLQLEHGGLQTLQMKSADGLVTHIENTDYNVDMLSGHIRRLPAGNIAANAQIKVDYTHADPSKVTATDIIGAVNAAGRRTGLKAFQDSYNQLGFFPKIFIAPGFSTLKEVTAELGAAAGQVGGIAYIDAPIGTTVQQVLAGRGPAGAINFNTSSDRVRLCYPHIKVHDAAKGERLQPLSIRAAGLRAKVDNDHGYWWSSSNQELIGVIGLERPLTARVDDSHSEVNLLNENGITTVFNAFGTGLRLWGNRTAAWPSVTHMRNFENVRRTKDVVDESIRYSALQFVDQPLTTSLITSITESVNLFLRKLIGDGALLGGECWYDPARNPQTELEQGHALFNYKLTVPPPFERGTFETEITGQYLVNLGAA; encoded by the coding sequence ATGCCCGCCAACTACCTACACGGCATCGAAACCACCGAAGTCGAACGCGGCCCCAGGTCCATCCGCGTGGTCAAATCCGCCGTCATCGCCGTTGTCGGCACCGCGCCCACCGGCCCCATCAACGAACTGACCCTATGCCTTAACGACATCCATGCCGCACAGTTCGGCCCGCACATCACAGGCTTCTCCATCCCCGAAGCCCTGCAAGGCGTCTTCGACTTCGGCGTCGGCACCGTACTGGTCGTCAACGTGCTCGATCCCGCCATCCACAGCGCCACCGTGGAAGAGCAAGACCAACAGTTCGCCCCCAACGATCTATTGCAACTGGAACACGGCGGACTGCAAACGCTGCAAATGAAGTCCGCCGACGGATTGGTCACACATATAGAAAACACCGATTACAACGTGGACATGCTCTCGGGCCACATCAGGCGGTTGCCGGCGGGCAATATCGCCGCCAATGCCCAGATCAAAGTGGACTACACCCACGCCGATCCCAGCAAAGTCACCGCGACAGACATCATCGGCGCCGTCAACGCTGCTGGGCGGCGCACCGGCCTGAAAGCCTTCCAAGACAGCTACAACCAACTGGGCTTCTTCCCTAAGATCTTCATTGCCCCAGGCTTCAGCACCTTGAAAGAAGTGACCGCCGAACTGGGCGCCGCGGCGGGCCAAGTTGGCGGCATCGCCTACATCGACGCGCCCATCGGCACCACCGTGCAACAGGTACTGGCCGGGCGCGGGCCAGCGGGCGCCATCAACTTCAACACCAGCAGCGACCGTGTTCGGTTGTGCTATCCGCATATCAAAGTCCACGACGCCGCCAAGGGCGAGCGCCTGCAACCGTTGTCCATCCGCGCCGCCGGCCTGCGCGCCAAAGTCGACAACGACCACGGCTATTGGTGGAGCAGTTCCAATCAGGAATTGATCGGCGTCATCGGCCTGGAGCGGCCGCTAACCGCGCGGGTCGATGACTCACACAGCGAAGTCAACCTGCTCAACGAGAACGGCATCACCACCGTCTTCAACGCCTTCGGCACCGGCCTGCGCCTGTGGGGCAACCGCACCGCGGCCTGGCCCAGCGTCACCCACATGCGCAACTTCGAAAACGTGCGCCGCACCAAAGACGTCGTCGACGAATCCATCCGCTACAGCGCGCTGCAGTTCGTCGACCAACCACTCACCACCTCGCTCATCACCAGCATCACCGAAAGCGTCAACCTTTTCCTGCGCAAACTCATCGGCGACGGCGCCTTGCTCGGCGGCGAATGTTGGTACGACCCGGCCCGCAATCCCCAAACCGAACTTGAACAAGGCCACGCACTGTTCAACTACAAACTCACCGTACCGCCGCCCTTTGAACGCGGCACCTTCGAAACCGAAATCACCGGGCAATACCTGGTCAACTTGGGAGCTGCATAA
- a CDS encoding Gp37 family protein: MTPAKTQTEQLLDAMLARLQADLGRELMIELFPENPLQYRLNHPRGAVLLAYGKSTFGHSESTDACFQARHLVLRLTLVFRQLNGKDGVVSHLDRIRTCLTGWYPPHANQACRPVSEHFIGHHNGLWQYAQDFAAGIPHLQTQAPESGPKLTSVQLQEHP; this comes from the coding sequence ATGACGCCGGCCAAAACCCAAACCGAACAACTGCTCGACGCCATGCTCGCCCGGCTTCAAGCCGACCTCGGCCGCGAACTGATGATCGAGCTGTTCCCCGAAAACCCGTTGCAATACCGGCTCAACCATCCTCGCGGCGCCGTCTTGCTCGCCTACGGCAAATCCACCTTCGGCCATTCAGAAAGCACCGACGCCTGTTTCCAAGCGCGTCACCTGGTGCTGCGCCTCACGTTGGTGTTCCGCCAACTCAACGGCAAAGACGGCGTCGTCAGTCACCTTGACCGCATCCGCACCTGCCTCACCGGCTGGTATCCGCCGCACGCCAACCAGGCCTGCCGTCCTGTTTCCGAACACTTTATTGGGCATCACAACGGCCTCTGGCAGTACGCCCAAGATTTCGCCGCCGGCATCCCACACCTGCAAACCCAGGCCCCCGAAAGCGGGCCAAAACTGACCTCCGTCCAGCTTCAGGAGCACCCATGA
- a CDS encoding gp436 family protein, which translates to MRYCTRADLSTAIPMMTLTQLSNDDPAATAPNESVIDDGVRQAEELVDGYLRGRYQLPLHPVPTILRDAVVYLARHWLYQRRPEGALPDAVKDSRNDTLKLLENIRDGVITLGTPTGQAVPEPGEIRVRARPQQFGAQQWDRY; encoded by the coding sequence ATGCGCTACTGCACCCGCGCCGACCTCAGCACGGCCATCCCGATGATGACGCTTACCCAGCTCTCCAACGACGACCCGGCCGCCACCGCACCCAACGAAAGCGTCATCGACGACGGCGTGCGTCAGGCCGAGGAACTGGTCGACGGCTACCTACGCGGCCGCTATCAACTGCCACTCCACCCGGTGCCCACCATCCTGCGCGACGCCGTGGTCTACCTGGCCCGCCATTGGCTCTACCAACGCCGCCCCGAGGGCGCCTTGCCCGACGCCGTCAAAGACAGCCGCAACGACACCCTCAAACTGTTGGAAAACATCCGCGATGGCGTCATCACCCTCGGCACACCCACCGGCCAGGCCGTGCCAGAGCCGGGCGAGATCCGCGTGCGCGCACGCCCTCAACAGTTCGGTGCCCAGCAGTGGGACCGCTATTAA
- a CDS encoding major capsid protein, whose product MNLPDLFSVANLTAAINKLPAIPGKVGAMGLFDEKGVTSTSVIIDEREGRLVLVPNTSRNDDPAPLEDRKRKRRTFETLHLPVSSSILPSQLQGIAAFGQESATAPVVTVVNDHLQELKNSIEATREFQRVGALRGQLLDADGSLLTDLFDEFNVKQKKVTVALSNPDTNVRKACLDAKRHAESKLGGVMVTGFRALCGPDWFDAFTDHANVKEAFAHYQAAQDRLGGDMRSGFTFGGIEYIEYDVTVSGQRFIPADIAQVFPVARGAFRLFNAPANYNETVNTLGQAFYSKAEPRKMGKGWDLEAQANPLAMCLFPEALVELKVG is encoded by the coding sequence ATGAACCTGCCAGACCTGTTCAGCGTCGCCAACCTCACCGCCGCCATAAACAAACTCCCGGCCATCCCCGGTAAGGTTGGCGCCATGGGCCTGTTCGACGAAAAAGGCGTCACCAGCACCAGCGTCATCATCGACGAGCGCGAAGGCCGCCTGGTGCTCGTGCCCAACACTTCACGCAACGACGACCCGGCGCCGCTCGAAGACCGAAAACGCAAACGTCGCACCTTCGAAACCCTGCACCTACCGGTCAGCAGTTCCATCCTGCCCAGCCAGCTACAAGGCATCGCCGCCTTCGGCCAGGAAAGCGCCACCGCGCCCGTCGTCACCGTCGTCAACGACCACCTGCAAGAACTCAAAAACAGCATCGAAGCCACCCGCGAATTCCAACGCGTAGGCGCACTGCGTGGCCAGCTGCTGGACGCCGACGGCTCGCTGTTGACCGACCTCTTTGATGAATTCAACGTCAAACAAAAGAAGGTCACCGTCGCCCTCAGCAACCCCGACACCAACGTGCGCAAAGCCTGTCTCGACGCCAAGCGCCACGCCGAATCCAAACTCGGCGGCGTCATGGTCACCGGCTTTCGCGCCTTGTGCGGGCCAGACTGGTTTGACGCCTTCACCGACCATGCCAACGTCAAAGAAGCTTTTGCCCACTACCAGGCGGCCCAAGATCGTCTAGGTGGCGACATGCGCTCGGGCTTCACCTTCGGCGGCATCGAATACATCGAATACGACGTCACCGTCAGCGGCCAACGCTTCATTCCGGCCGACATCGCCCAGGTCTTTCCTGTGGCCCGCGGCGCGTTCCGTCTGTTCAACGCACCGGCCAACTACAACGAGACCGTCAACACCCTCGGCCAGGCGTTCTACAGCAAGGCTGAGCCACGCAAGATGGGCAAAGGCTGGGACCTGGAAGCCCAAGCCAACCCCTTGGCCATGTGCCTGTTTCCCGAAGCCCTTGTCGAATTGAAGGTGGGCTGA
- a CDS encoding head decoration protein has product MATFNQPKDLGDLLLLQVSPGWTKSNVTLLAGTDYPLGQVLAKVAGKYQAFDPAGSGTAKKAAAVLAERVDATAGDQPGVVIARGAVLAIAHLVWPSGITPAQQAAALDELNALGIVARATL; this is encoded by the coding sequence ATGGCCACCTTCAACCAACCCAAAGACCTGGGCGACTTACTGCTGCTCCAAGTCAGCCCCGGCTGGACCAAAAGCAACGTCACCTTGCTCGCCGGCACCGACTACCCACTCGGTCAAGTGCTCGCCAAAGTCGCCGGCAAATACCAAGCCTTCGACCCCGCCGGCAGCGGCACCGCCAAAAAAGCCGCCGCCGTCCTGGCCGAGCGCGTAGACGCCACGGCTGGCGATCAACCCGGCGTGGTCATCGCCCGCGGCGCCGTCCTCGCCATAGCGCACCTGGTCTGGCCCTCCGGCATCACCCCAGCCCAGCAAGCCGCCGCCCTCGACGAACTCAATGCCCTGGGCATCGTCGCCCGCGCAACCCTCTAA
- a CDS encoding phage protease, translated as MTPLHIFKPGTHTAQCGTTYNFTEADLTATVAAYNPSLHEAPLVIGHPQHDAPAAGWVKSLSATAHGLIAEPQQIDASFAEQIAKGSYKKISASFYHPTAANNPVPGVYYLRHVGFLGAQPPAVKGLRPIELAEGEPGVIEFSEGGPQLVSCASALEAENKRLKAELAQRENAARIAAQQTLHSASVAYAEQLVAAGMKPLHAPVVIAALDAVQSGTTPLAFGEGDQRQPLSAGLKTLFKDLTNTVSFTEVATKARTGQPDVALTNPLLADAAARAQR; from the coding sequence ATGACCCCACTCCACATCTTCAAACCCGGCACCCACACCGCCCAATGCGGCACCACCTACAACTTCACCGAAGCCGACCTAACCGCCACCGTCGCCGCCTACAACCCGTCGCTCCACGAAGCCCCGCTGGTCATCGGTCACCCCCAACACGACGCCCCAGCCGCCGGCTGGGTCAAGTCCCTATCCGCCACCGCCCACGGCCTCATCGCCGAACCCCAACAAATCGACGCCTCCTTCGCCGAGCAAATCGCCAAGGGCAGCTACAAGAAAATCTCCGCGTCCTTCTACCACCCAACCGCCGCCAACAACCCCGTGCCCGGCGTCTACTACCTGCGCCACGTCGGCTTCCTCGGCGCCCAACCACCTGCCGTAAAAGGCCTGCGCCCCATCGAACTGGCCGAAGGTGAACCCGGCGTTATCGAATTCAGCGAAGGCGGCCCCCAACTCGTGTCCTGCGCCAGTGCATTAGAAGCAGAGAACAAACGCCTAAAAGCCGAACTCGCCCAACGCGAAAACGCCGCCCGTATCGCCGCCCAACAAACCCTCCACAGCGCCAGCGTCGCGTACGCCGAACAACTCGTCGCCGCCGGCATGAAGCCGCTGCACGCCCCAGTCGTCATAGCCGCCCTCGACGCCGTGCAATCCGGCACAACCCCCTTGGCATTCGGCGAAGGCGACCAGCGCCAGCCCCTAAGCGCTGGCCTCAAGACCCTGTTCAAAGACCTGACCAACACCGTCAGCTTCACCGAAGTCGCCACCAAGGCGCGCACCGGCCAACCCGATGTCGCACTCACCAATCCTTTACTCGCCGATGCCGCCGCCCGCGCCCAACGCTAG
- a CDS encoding HEPN domain-containing protein, with the protein MRIEEEYKKTGYFWLLEKEENKIPGVLSINDGGKIELEIIGHFSDGADLLNNDDGLSRIIGHVEKDGLITLDDCFYIKKNISFGGISKSSIRANTVFSGAHWGKDEIATFNAFSFSVDCLDEWVGISGINVDSDWIAGTASISYSPPEEKVFFLDNGMKLEICFAYTLPGFPNITEAKIAQRAYFRLVSEELRELSEFRTVAFKITNLMCFAIDEVVTLQNVSATSSEKQRCVDNNQYPIPISIYYQSIPYSEKKPKKDRHSMLFNFGVIATNTQQVLNNWLNAYEYLYPALNLYFSTKTGAQKYLEGKFLALAQGLETYHRRISRETLMKPEFFDAMIAEILSGCPEEHVEWLQGRLKHGNEINLGKRLKRIIEPFKNHLGTSGERSKMLRTIVDTRNYLTHYNEELKKGSAKGKDLWVLCEKMESMFNLHFLKVIGFTEKEINRVIKNSFSLRQKLQAS; encoded by the coding sequence ATGAGAATTGAAGAAGAATACAAAAAAACAGGCTACTTCTGGCTACTTGAAAAGGAAGAGAATAAAATCCCCGGAGTGCTATCAATCAATGATGGCGGAAAAATTGAACTGGAAATCATTGGGCATTTTAGCGATGGCGCTGACTTGCTCAATAACGACGATGGCCTAAGCCGAATAATTGGCCATGTCGAAAAAGATGGCCTAATCACTCTTGATGACTGCTTTTATATAAAAAAGAACATATCATTTGGTGGTATCTCTAAGTCAAGCATTCGCGCAAATACGGTTTTCAGTGGGGCTCACTGGGGTAAGGATGAGATTGCAACCTTCAATGCTTTCTCGTTCTCGGTGGATTGCTTAGATGAATGGGTTGGCATCAGCGGCATTAACGTAGATAGCGACTGGATCGCTGGTACTGCATCAATTAGTTATTCTCCACCCGAAGAAAAAGTCTTCTTCCTCGATAATGGAATGAAGCTGGAAATTTGCTTCGCATATACGCTCCCTGGATTTCCAAACATTACGGAGGCTAAGATTGCTCAGCGAGCTTATTTTAGGCTCGTCTCGGAGGAGTTGCGCGAATTAAGTGAGTTTAGGACTGTTGCCTTTAAAATCACAAACCTAATGTGCTTTGCCATAGATGAGGTTGTTACCCTGCAAAATGTTTCTGCAACCTCGTCTGAGAAGCAGCGCTGCGTGGATAATAACCAATACCCCATTCCAATTTCCATCTACTATCAGAGCATTCCATACTCCGAAAAAAAGCCAAAAAAAGATCGACACTCAATGCTGTTTAACTTCGGCGTTATTGCAACCAACACCCAGCAAGTGCTCAACAACTGGCTAAATGCTTATGAATATTTATACCCTGCATTGAACTTGTATTTCTCCACAAAAACTGGAGCTCAAAAATATCTTGAAGGTAAATTTTTGGCTTTGGCTCAAGGATTGGAGACTTACCATAGGAGAATCAGTCGTGAAACACTAATGAAGCCAGAATTTTTTGACGCGATGATTGCGGAAATTCTTAGCGGATGCCCCGAAGAACATGTCGAATGGCTACAAGGCAGATTGAAGCACGGAAATGAAATTAACCTCGGCAAGAGATTAAAGCGAATTATTGAGCCATTCAAGAATCACCTTGGAACGAGCGGAGAAAGAAGTAAGATGCTAAGGACAATTGTAGATACAAGGAACTACCTAACTCATTACAATGAGGAGCTGAAAAAGGGATCCGCAAAGGGAAAAGATCTATGGGTTCTCTGTGAAAAAATGGAGTCAATGTTTAACTTGCACTTTTTAAAAGTCATTGGATTTACTGAGAAAGAAATAAATAGGGTAATAAAAAATAGCTTTTCACTAAGGCAAAAACTACAAGCGAGCTAA